One segment of Cardiocondyla obscurior isolate alpha-2009 linkage group LG13, Cobs3.1, whole genome shotgun sequence DNA contains the following:
- the LOC139107467 gene encoding sorbitol dehydrogenase: protein MAKDNLTAVLYGINDLRLENTSIEEPEAGEVLLEMGCVGICGSDVHYLVEGRIGPFIVKKPMIIGHEAAGTVVKLGKNVKNLKIGDRVAIEPGVPCRMCIYCKEGNYNLCKDIVFCATPPVHGNLRRFYKHAADFCFKLPDHVSLEEGALLEPLSVGVHTCKRANVGIDSDVLILGAGPIGLVTLLVAKAMGANKIIITDIMENRLRVAKKLGADDTYLIQKNRSEEDTVADIHALFDGEPNRAIDACGAQSTIRLAILATKPGGVAVIVGMGSSEVQIPLMTALTREIDIRGIFRYVNDYQDALNLVASGKVDVKPLITHNYQMEETKQAFETSRTGAGGAIKVMIHCK from the exons gaaAACACGAGTATTGAGGAGCCTGAAGCAGGCG aGGTACTCCTTGAAATGGGATGTGTCGGAATCTGTGGATCAGATGTTCATTATCTTGTTGAAGGAAGAATTGGCCCTTTTATAGTGAAGAAACCTATGATTATTGGTCATGAAGCTGCCGGAACTGTTGTTAAACTTggaaaaaatgtcaaaaatttaaaa aTCGGTGATCGTGTTGCTATTGAACCTGGTGTGCCTTGTAGAATGTGCATATACTGTAAAGAgggaaattataatttgtgcAAGGATATTGTGTTTTGCGCAACTCCACCCGTACACGGCAACTTAAGACGTTTTTACAAACATGCAGCTGATTTCTGCTTCAA ATTACCCGATCATGTGAGTCTAGAAGAAGGAGCACTTCTAGAACCATTGTCAGTGGGCGTACATACATGCAAACGAGCTAATGTCGGAATTGATTCTGATGTATTAATTTTGGGCGCTGGCCCGATCGGTTTAGTGACATTGCTGGTAGCCAAAGCCATGggcgcaaataaaataattatcacag ATATCATGGAAAATAGATTGCGTGTAGCAAAGAAACTTGGAGCCGACGACACATATCTGATACAGAAGAATAGATCTGAAGAAGATACAGTAGCTGATATTCACGCGCTCTTTGATGGTGAACCTAATAGAGCGATTGATGCTTGCGGTGCACAATCCACAATTCGTTTAGCAATTCTT gCAACCAAACCCGGAGGAGTCGCGGTAATAGTGGGAATGGGTTCTTCAGAAGTGCAAATTCCATTAATGACTGCCTTGACACGAGAAATTGATATTAGGGGTATTTTTCGATACGTAAATGA cTATCAGGATGCATTAAACCTTGTCGCATCTGGGAAAGTAGACGTGAAACCGTTAATCACTCATAATTATCAGATGGAAGAGACCAAACAAGCGTTCGAAACCAGTAGAACTGGCGCAGGTGGAGCTATTAAAGTTATGATtcattgtaaataa